TATCAATAATATTGATAATGAAGCTATTGTAAAAAGAGCATCGAAACAAGTTAAAATATGTGCAATACCGTTCCTTGTCTTTTTCTTGTTATTTGTAGCTTTAATTCTGACAAAAGAAGGTTTTGCCGTCAATCCGGATACAAGTGAAGTATTTATGGAGAAATTCAAGTACCTGCATAATTTTATAGAAATGCCGGTAGTATTAATTATGTTTCTAATTGGTGTTGCAGGGGTTTTATACGGGATTTATGCAGGAGCTTTTAAATCATCAGGCAAAGGAATTTGGTTTAGCGGCATTGGAACTTTACTTACTGTTCTTGCTCTTCTGATGTCGGCAGGATTCAATAATACAGCTTTCTATCCGTCAACTTACGATTTACAATCTTCACTTACAATACAAAATGCGTCATCAAGCGAATATACCTTAACAGTAATGAGTTATGTTTCATTATTAGTGCCTTTTGTTATTGCTTATATTTGGTACACATGGAAATCAATGAATAAAAAGAAAATAAGTGAAACCGATATAACAGGTGATGATATGGCATATTAACCTTGATTTTTAAAAAAAGAAATATGGAAAAAACCGGCAAAACAGATAAACATTTATCAAAACACGGGATAAAGCCGTCTTATCAAAGGATTCAAATATTTGACTATCTGATAAAAAACAGAAATCATCCGACTGTTGATATGATTTACAAGGAGTTAGTCGGAGAAATTCCAACCTTATCAAAAACAACAGTTTATAACACTTTAAAATTGTTTCAAGAAAAAGGAATAGTATTAATAATTAATATTGAAGACAACGAAACTCGATTTGATGCAGATATTTCAAATCACGGGCACTTTAAGTGTAAAAAATGTGGTGAAATATTTGACTTTGAGTTAAATGAAAATATGCTTAATTTCGTAAAACTTAAAAATTATACAATAGACGAACAACATGTTTATTTAAAAGGAATTTGTCCGAAATGTAAACAGAAATAAATGGTACTACAATGAATTTAACGGAACTTTTTAAATATGATATAAATTTAGTATATGTTTTTATAATGATATAATGATGCAATGCTTAAATGCTTCAATAATTTAATTTGTATCCTATTTCAAGTTTGCCGGCTTGTAATACGACGATATTAAGCTATATGCTAAATTGAGCATCTGTTTTATTATAGCATTGTAGCATTATATCATTTAAGCATTTTTAGATAAGTAAAAACATTTTTTTAAGTTTAGGCATAACTAATTACCACTAAAATAACAGTAGAACCAAACAAATAAAACAAATTTAATTATGAAAATAAAAGAAATTAAAGAAAACATCTTCAGTGTAGGAGCAATTGACCGGGATGTAAGAAATTTCCACGGATACTTAACACAAAGAGGCACAACTTATAATGCTTATCTTGTAATTGATGAGAAAATTACATTAATTGACACTGTAAAAGCAAATTTTGCAGATAATTTAATATCAAGAATAAAACAAATTATTGACCCGTCAAAAATTGACTATATTATTTCGAATCATGTTGAACAGGACCATTCGGGTGCAATACCTAAAATATTGGAATATGCTCCTAATGCAACAATTATAACTTGCCCAAACGGAGATAAGGGTTTAAGAGCACATTATAAAAAGGATTGGAATTTTAAGATTGTAAAAACAGGGGATAAAGTTTCACTCGGTAAAAGATCTTTAGAGTTTGTTTTAACTCCTATGGTACATTGGCCCGATAATATGGTAGCATATATGCCGGAGGAAAAAATTCTGTTTTCAAACGATTCCTTTGGGCAACATTATGCATCATCAGAAAGATTCGATGATGAGTGCCCGTTGGATATTATAATAGAGGAAGCAAAAAAATATTATGCAAATATTGTTCTTCCGTACGGAAAACAAGTACAAAAAGAATTAGAGGCAGCATCTGCTCTTGATATAGAAATGATTGCCCCGAGTCACGGAGTTATTTGGAGAAGTAATATCAATAAAATTATTCCGCTGTATCAAAAATGGAGTAAAAACGAAACAATTAAAAAAGCTGTTATTGTTTATGACACTATGTGGAAATCGACTGAAATTATGGCTAATGCCCTACAGGAAGTCTTTGAGGAAAAAGATTTCAGCACTTCAGTAAGAAACCTGCAGTTCAATCATATTTCAGATATTATGACAGAACTTATTGATGCCGAATATATTTGTGTAGGTTCACCTACTTTAAATTCAACAATGATGCCGTCGGTAGCCGGTTTCCTTACATACATGAGTGGCCTTGCTCCGAAAGGCAGAAAAGCAATATCTTTTGGCTCCTACGGATGGGGAGGCAAAACAATGGATGAAATAAATAATTTTTTCGAAAAAACAGGATTTGATATAATTGCAAGTGAAAAAATTAAGTATATTCCGGGCGAAGAGGAATTAGAACAGTTTAAAAAACTGTTATCAGAAAAGATTTTGTAATTCTGTGGCAAAAGTATTTATTCCGACGGATTGATCAATGTGCCGATGAATAAAATACTGCCTGTTTCATTTTCTCTTATGATAAACATAAACGGCCTGTCAGCTTTAAATGTTATCGGTTCAGGCCTTTTATAGCTAATCTCTCAATAATGAATACTGTTGTTACGGCAGAATTAAAATTTATAACCAATATTCATCAAGAATTTCACCTTTAATTCCCACAACTATCAGCTTAACAGGTACTTTACGATCAGCTTTTGAAGCAGCCGATTTTATCATCTGAACTAAACCACTGCAACAAGGTACCTGCATGATCATTACTGTTATTGTATTTACTTTGGCTTCATCAATCATTTGCCTGAATTTCTCGATATAAACCTCTGTATTTGAATCTAATTTTGGACATGCAATCCCTAAACTTTTTCCTTTTAAGTACTCTTTATGAAAGTTCCCTGTTGAATAAGCCACACAGTCAGCAGCAATTACAATATCTGAATTTCTGTAATATGATGCATTAGGATTAACCAAGTGCATTTGAACCGGCCAATGTGTTAATTCTGATTTCAGGTTTTCAGGTTCAATCGTACTTTCTTTTTCACTGTTTGCCGTAAAACTCATCTCCTGCGAACTCGGACATCCACAAGCAGATTTTTGCTCTTGATGCTCCGTTTTATTTATACCTTTTACTTCATTAATAATTTCTTCCACATCTAAATCTATTTCGTTTTTATGGTTTAACAGGTAAGTCATACCTTCATTAAGATAAGCATCTTCTCCGTGATCTTTCAAATGCTTCAAGTGGGCAACTACAACATTTTTGCCTTTCTTTACCATACCTGTCATTACTTTTATTTCATCATAAGGTTCGGCTTTACGTTGTTCAATTGTAATTGCATCCTGTGGGCAATGACCTATGCAAGCACCAAGTCCGTCACACATCAAATCGCTTATCAGTCTTGCTTTTCCGTCAATAATCTGTAAAGCTCCTTCATGACAATTAGGCACACATAAACCGCATCCGTCGCATAACTCTTCGTCTATTTTTACAATTTCTCTTATCATATGTTTTATTCTTTAAAATATATTACAAAGATACTATCACATATCTGTTAAAAACGGTAATATATGTTACAATTATTATTATTTTTGAAAAAAAAATGAATCATACAATAATTAACTGCGAATTATTCAGAGGCATAAATATTA
The genomic region above belongs to Bacteroidales bacterium and contains:
- a CDS encoding transcriptional repressor, whose protein sequence is MEKTGKTDKHLSKHGIKPSYQRIQIFDYLIKNRNHPTVDMIYKELVGEIPTLSKTTVYNTLKLFQEKGIVLIINIEDNETRFDADISNHGHFKCKKCGEIFDFELNENMLNFVKLKNYTIDEQHVYLKGICPKCKQK
- a CDS encoding FprA family A-type flavoprotein, with amino-acid sequence MKIKEIKENIFSVGAIDRDVRNFHGYLTQRGTTYNAYLVIDEKITLIDTVKANFADNLISRIKQIIDPSKIDYIISNHVEQDHSGAIPKILEYAPNATIITCPNGDKGLRAHYKKDWNFKIVKTGDKVSLGKRSLEFVLTPMVHWPDNMVAYMPEEKILFSNDSFGQHYASSERFDDECPLDIIIEEAKKYYANIVLPYGKQVQKELEAASALDIEMIAPSHGVIWRSNINKIIPLYQKWSKNETIKKAVIVYDTMWKSTEIMANALQEVFEEKDFSTSVRNLQFNHISDIMTELIDAEYICVGSPTLNSTMMPSVAGFLTYMSGLAPKGRKAISFGSYGWGGKTMDEINNFFEKTGFDIIASEKIKYIPGEEELEQFKKLLSEKIL
- a CDS encoding 4Fe-4S binding protein yields the protein MIREIVKIDEELCDGCGLCVPNCHEGALQIIDGKARLISDLMCDGLGACIGHCPQDAITIEQRKAEPYDEIKVMTGMVKKGKNVVVAHLKHLKDHGEDAYLNEGMTYLLNHKNEIDLDVEEIINEVKGINKTEHQEQKSACGCPSSQEMSFTANSEKESTIEPENLKSELTHWPVQMHLVNPNASYYRNSDIVIAADCVAYSTGNFHKEYLKGKSLGIACPKLDSNTEVYIEKFRQMIDEAKVNTITVMIMQVPCCSGLVQMIKSAASKADRKVPVKLIVVGIKGEILDEYWL